A window of the Butyricimonas faecalis genome harbors these coding sequences:
- a CDS encoding bactofilin family protein, with the protein MRKSVSPDYAEVKQTVVLEDSEVMGDINLPGDLCLFGKISGNIIAKGKVEVKSGAVVTGNISCGELEIEGLVEGNVETCFLIIEENAVLKGDVQTGKLLVRAVKYDMKRLRLVRK; encoded by the coding sequence ATGAGAAAAAGTGTGAGTCCGGACTATGCGGAAGTGAAGCAGACGGTTGTTTTGGAAGATTCCGAGGTGATGGGAGATATTAATCTACCCGGGGACTTGTGTTTGTTTGGCAAAATTTCAGGTAATATTATCGCCAAAGGAAAGGTGGAAGTGAAGTCGGGAGCAGTGGTAACGGGGAATATTTCTTGCGGGGAATTAGAGATAGAGGGATTGGTGGAGGGGAACGTGGAGACCTGTTTCTTGATTATAGAAGAAAATGCCGTTTTGAAAGGGGATGTGCAGACCGGGAAATTACTTGTGAGAGCTGTGAAGTATGATATGAAACGATTACGTTTGGTACGAAAATAA
- a CDS encoding HmuY family protein, which yields MKKFNLKSCLMLLACLAFSFNFMACTDDDGDSDGPEVDDSIRTRTFESADYNSGWKYFSFKKGNFVELTAEQATTSLEWDVAFNRYYVKTNSGTSGKGKGGVLDSGETTFAAVTGDVNAEFVVDDSLRIMTTMGNFTKDSYNPGIQCEGSNSWAWYKYMESTWYYNHNVFVFRSADGKNCAKVIFDTYKDKLGNSGHITFRYMYDGEADADIEQGGEQPEEPETPVTNKVVYVASSNATDPWKYFSFAKGDFVDLTEEQAATSLDWDIAFQRYYIRTNSGTSGKGQGGALDMNKTSFDDVPNVPTSGYTIDKLVNMMAGMGSFEEKSGNPAFQCKGQPTWAWFNAPAEMKWYYNNNVFAIQTADGKHWAKIIMKTYKGTNEKGNIEFEYVYPAK from the coding sequence ATGAAAAAGTTTAATTTAAAATCATGCCTCATGCTATTGGCTTGTTTGGCATTTTCGTTTAATTTTATGGCTTGTACAGATGATGATGGTGACAGTGATGGCCCGGAGGTAGATGATTCTATCCGTACTCGTACTTTTGAATCGGCAGATTATAATAGCGGTTGGAAATATTTTTCTTTCAAAAAAGGAAATTTTGTCGAATTGACAGCAGAACAGGCCACGACAAGTTTGGAGTGGGATGTTGCTTTCAATCGTTACTATGTGAAAACCAATAGTGGGACTTCCGGAAAAGGAAAGGGTGGAGTGCTTGATTCTGGAGAGACAACTTTTGCTGCTGTTACTGGGGATGTGAATGCCGAGTTTGTAGTAGATGATTCTTTGAGGATCATGACTACGATGGGAAATTTTACGAAAGATTCTTATAATCCGGGAATACAATGTGAAGGTTCCAATAGTTGGGCTTGGTATAAATATATGGAGTCTACTTGGTATTATAATCACAATGTTTTTGTTTTCCGTTCTGCTGATGGAAAGAATTGTGCAAAAGTGATTTTCGATACTTACAAAGATAAACTAGGAAATTCTGGTCACATTACATTCCGTTATATGTATGATGGAGAGGCTGATGCCGACATAGAACAGGGAGGAGAGCAACCGGAAGAACCGGAAACACCTGTTACGAACAAAGTGGTTTATGTCGCTTCTTCAAATGCAACAGATCCATGGAAGTATTTTTCTTTTGCTAAAGGGGACTTTGTTGACTTGACAGAGGAACAAGCAGCAACTAGCTTAGATTGGGATATTGCATTTCAACGTTATTATATTCGTACGAATAGCGGAACCTCCGGTAAAGGTCAAGGTGGTGCTTTGGATATGAATAAGACGAGTTTTGATGATGTGCCAAATGTACCGACATCTGGTTATACAATAGATAAGTTGGTTAACATGATGGCCGGGATGGGAAGTTTTGAGGAGAAGAGTGGAAATCCTGCATTCCAATGTAAAGGACAACCAACGTGGGCATGGTTTAATGCTCCTGCAGAAATGAAATGGTATTATAATAATAACGTTTTTGCTATTCAAACGGCAGATGGAAAACATTGGGCAAAGATTATAATGAAGACCTATAAGGGTACGAATGAAAAGGGAAATATAGAATTTGAATATGTCTATCCTGCAAAATGA
- a CDS encoding DUF1573 domain-containing protein, whose product MIGKLLFEVNKIEWGEVCIGKDYENIVRVYNPTHKDISMKIFTCLPELRVVKFGSDSLNCASKEVVLSALACDTLRFTFMPRDTSLIGDYSKGIFLEIDGEVYMKPIEMRAEVLENFDSLTSKELLSVPTIDVEKDTFSFGTITVKVTIPVKITNKGKRNLIIRKVESDCTCTAAIIGNRIVGINDSVILKIVFRPMGRYGRQYKTIKLYCNDPHLPVIKLIIHGDVTVN is encoded by the coding sequence ATGATAGGAAAGTTGCTTTTTGAGGTTAATAAGATAGAATGGGGAGAGGTTTGTATAGGAAAAGACTATGAAAATATTGTAAGAGTATATAATCCGACACATAAAGACATTTCGATGAAAATTTTTACTTGCTTACCGGAATTACGTGTGGTCAAATTCGGGAGTGATTCGCTTAATTGTGCAAGTAAAGAGGTTGTCCTGTCTGCATTGGCATGTGATACTCTTCGCTTTACCTTTATGCCACGTGATACATCTTTAATTGGAGATTATTCAAAAGGGATTTTCTTGGAAATAGATGGAGAGGTATACATGAAACCGATAGAAATGCGGGCTGAGGTACTTGAAAACTTTGATTCTTTAACTTCAAAAGAATTATTGTCAGTACCCACGATAGATGTTGAAAAAGATACATTTTCTTTTGGAACAATTACTGTAAAAGTAACCATTCCTGTTAAAATTACAAATAAAGGTAAAAGAAATTTGATTATACGAAAAGTCGAGTCCGACTGTACATGTACTGCTGCAATAATAGGGAATCGAATTGTAGGGATTAATGATTCCGTTATTTTAAAAATTGTTTTTAGACCAATGGGAAGGTATGGCAGGCAGTATAAAACGATTAAATTGTACTGTAATGATCCTCATCTGCCTGTGATTAAATTGATAATACATGGAGATGTTACCGTGAATTAA
- a CDS encoding TonB-dependent receptor — protein sequence MKSILLLVCGVFVLNFVPMSRLMAIQPEVMADSVKTVKLTGKVVDVETGEAIPLSTILVKELGWGSVCDTEGKFKIDVPVNRKATLTVRSVGYETREVDVAPGTISGLVVKLKKSLLNLDEVVITGTRTEKVISEAPVMTRVVSAEELQRNDYESMMDVLEYNIPGLRFNVDPRGNNIQIQGLENSYILILVDGERLSQTPGGPIDFERLSTSNIKRIEILKGAASALYGSSAMGMVVNIITDSPKRSLEGWAKVRYSKFNDLQLDAGIGLAHKGFFSQTLFRRNSTDGYDLTPETPQSYTMNPSHDMNIEEKVGWNNERTKVMASASFYWNEIKNPPKGESPTHYRSLNKTFRASLEHAFGEENKLYAVYYGDFYTRKTVYDLIDLADSTNATSHEQTVRLTDIYSPLKNVEIVGGVEWNWTRNYNKMQYGKEQTVRKVNDANVFVQVDWQILPELDLVGGFRYTHHSVFGDAYTPKVNLMYAPGSFKFRAGYSRGFKAPGLTELYSDFNMGSVSHNIGNPDLKPEYSNYVSVSAEYTYNGRLSASVEGYQNTIKDKINSFIIDVEDPAPGQLGAEMHYANVEAVRIRGVEGTLTYYPMKQLLLRGTYAYTDARDRETDLQLSGNAKHALNFTTTLRGKLLKRDGSVSLSGRWTSKKLSQSKSTETDDSGQEIEVIRERTKPAYSLWKLVAQYTPWQKKFMRLTLTGGIQNLFDYTDTKHYTTYDAGRRFFGSVIFRF from the coding sequence ATGAAAAGTATCTTGTTGCTAGTATGTGGCGTGTTTGTATTGAATTTTGTGCCAATGTCGAGGCTTATGGCGATTCAACCGGAAGTGATGGCTGATTCGGTGAAAACGGTAAAGTTGACCGGAAAGGTTGTGGATGTTGAAACGGGGGAAGCGATACCTTTATCAACGATCTTGGTAAAAGAGCTGGGTTGGGGAAGTGTTTGCGATACGGAAGGGAAGTTTAAGATTGACGTGCCTGTTAATCGTAAAGCAACTTTGACGGTTCGTTCTGTCGGGTATGAGACTCGTGAAGTTGATGTGGCTCCTGGAACGATCTCCGGGCTTGTTGTTAAGCTGAAAAAGAGCCTGTTGAATTTGGACGAAGTGGTTATTACAGGTACGAGAACGGAGAAGGTGATTTCCGAGGCTCCCGTGATGACCCGTGTCGTTTCTGCCGAGGAGTTACAACGGAATGATTACGAGAGTATGATGGATGTTCTGGAGTACAATATTCCGGGGCTTCGTTTTAACGTGGATCCTCGCGGTAATAATATCCAGATTCAGGGATTGGAAAATAGTTATATCCTTATTTTGGTAGATGGGGAGAGATTATCCCAGACACCCGGGGGACCCATCGATTTCGAACGGCTGAGTACGTCCAATATTAAACGGATTGAGATTTTGAAAGGTGCGGCTTCTGCTCTTTACGGGTCGAGTGCCATGGGTATGGTCGTGAATATCATCACGGATTCTCCGAAACGCTCCTTGGAAGGCTGGGCAAAAGTCCGTTATTCTAAGTTTAATGACTTGCAGTTGGATGCCGGGATCGGGTTGGCTCACAAGGGATTTTTCTCCCAGACTCTTTTCCGTCGTAATTCCACGGATGGATATGATCTTACGCCTGAAACACCCCAATCTTACACGATGAATCCTTCGCATGATATGAATATAGAGGAGAAGGTAGGATGGAATAATGAACGGACGAAAGTGATGGCTTCGGCTTCTTTTTATTGGAATGAAATAAAGAATCCGCCCAAGGGAGAATCTCCAACGCATTATCGTAGTTTGAACAAGACGTTCCGAGCATCATTGGAGCATGCTTTCGGGGAAGAGAATAAGTTGTATGCAGTGTATTACGGAGATTTTTATACCCGTAAGACCGTGTATGATTTGATTGACCTCGCAGATAGTACGAATGCGACTTCTCACGAGCAAACAGTCCGTTTGACGGATATTTATAGTCCCTTGAAGAACGTGGAGATTGTTGGCGGAGTTGAGTGGAACTGGACTCGAAATTATAATAAGATGCAATACGGCAAGGAACAGACCGTGAGAAAAGTGAATGATGCGAATGTTTTCGTGCAGGTGGATTGGCAGATATTGCCGGAGCTGGATTTGGTGGGAGGCTTCCGTTACACGCACCATTCTGTTTTTGGTGATGCGTATACCCCGAAAGTAAATTTGATGTATGCTCCCGGTAGCTTTAAATTCCGTGCCGGGTATAGTCGGGGATTTAAAGCACCCGGTTTGACGGAGTTGTATTCTGATTTTAACATGGGGAGTGTGTCGCATAATATTGGAAATCCAGACTTAAAACCAGAGTATTCCAATTATGTTTCGGTTTCCGCAGAATATACTTACAATGGGCGGTTGAGTGCAAGCGTGGAAGGATACCAGAACACGATAAAAGATAAAATTAATTCTTTTATCATTGACGTGGAAGATCCGGCACCGGGACAGCTGGGAGCGGAAATGCATTATGCAAATGTGGAGGCCGTGCGTATTCGCGGGGTAGAAGGGACATTGACGTATTACCCGATGAAGCAATTGTTACTGAGGGGAACTTATGCTTATACCGATGCGAGAGATCGGGAGACGGATTTGCAATTGTCCGGAAATGCAAAACATGCTTTGAATTTTACCACGACATTGCGCGGTAAATTGTTGAAACGAGATGGTTCTGTTTCTCTCTCCGGACGTTGGACTTCTAAGAAGTTGTCACAGAGTAAATCCACGGAAACGGACGATAGCGGTCAAGAAATAGAGGTGATTCGTGAAAGAACAAAACCGGCTTATAGTCTTTGGAAGTTGGTGGCCCAATATACGCCTTGGCAAAAGAAGTTTATGAGGTTGACGTTAACAGGTGGAATTCAGAATTTATTTGATTATACGGATACGAAACATTACACGACGTATGATGCTGGACGCCGCTTCTTCGGTTCTGTGATATTCCGTTTCTAA
- a CDS encoding bactofilin family protein translates to MGKEVQQQIALNLLSEGTQITGDLHASNDIRIDGELKGNISTKGRLIIGQMAKVKGDVNSSSVDILGTMEGDIESTGTVSLRSKAIFTGTIKASYIAIEAGAIFNGECHIQREVQQK, encoded by the coding sequence ATGGGAAAAGAAGTACAACAGCAAATAGCGCTAAATCTACTCAGTGAAGGGACACAGATTACCGGAGATCTTCATGCTTCAAATGACATTCGTATTGATGGGGAACTTAAAGGAAATATTTCCACGAAGGGACGTTTGATTATCGGACAAATGGCTAAAGTGAAAGGAGATGTTAATTCTTCGAGTGTTGATATTTTAGGAACCATGGAAGGAGATATCGAGTCGACGGGAACTGTTTCCTTGAGGTCAAAAGCGATTTTCACGGGGACGATCAAGGCTTCTTATATTGCAATCGAGGCTGGAGCGATTTTTAATGGCGAGTGTCATATTCAACGAGAAGTTCAACAAAAATAA
- a CDS encoding cobaltochelatase subunit CobN yields the protein MGLKSFVRTRRKILLKVGLVVILLCCIWGLYSRYFAPTRVALINFPAYQASSIALANDSRMIQVDALKPEDASKLKNYDVVLFFGPGLRLNGEQAAAIQTAGAKGTAVYTLIFSSGVITNHNVDSLQQERIGDYYGNGNKTNYRNLLYFCRAELDKHKLFATVPADPQHLPSNFYWHLGDDNYFTDLDGYNSYYRKNGFYKEGAPSIAIVSGMTSPLSGNRANVDTLVVSLERAGFNVYPVYAAGKRLQMLQEVSPDAVIYLPMGRLGSDKSVEWLRERNIPLFCPLTLLQERDEWENDPRGLVGGYLSASVVLPEIDGGTRSQVLSVQDADKNGYYQFVPVTDRVKNLVDGIYNQIQLQRKENKDKRLAIVYLKGAGQSALTAAGLEVAPSLYAFLKRLKAEGYTVENIPETEKEFEALLQREGSVFGSYAKGKMAEFMATAHPEWINKTDYERWAQEVLTPEKYAEVVKQYGEAPGEYMSGVKNGEPALAFSCLRFGNVVLMPQPVAAAGDNEFQILHGAEVAPPHAYIAPYLWIQKGFRADALIHFGTHGSLEFTPGKQVALSSGDWPDRLIGTVPHFYYYTIANVGEGIVAKRRTYASLVSYLTPPFMESQTRGQYEELFRLIADYDRTGEKEQPMWAKRIKSKVLSLGLHHDLQMDSVATKPCTEKEIRKIESFAEEIANEKMTGRLYTLGQPFTGEDIRSTVIAMCAEPLAYSFARLDKQKGRITSEQFSDNVYVNRHYVANARKQVEELLRSGKELTLEQLGVSQADVMRARATEMALNPKQLSMSEMMAMASDAGNNISEGVKKSDGGMKMPAGIPKIGKMPDWVKKRIEARKKAEREGKKPVLPEVPQEDKEFAKAVSEIQQVAGHVQAYAQCLSESPEQEMQSLLNALNGGFVIPSPGGDAVRNPNTLPTGRNLFAINAESTPGVRAWDEGKALAQATIDQYRKKHGTYPRKVSYTFWAGEFIETEGATLAQAMYMLGVAPVRDGMNRVTDLRLIPSAELGRPRIDIVVQTSGQLRDVAASRLELLTKAVALAAQSKNDTCGNYVVSGTMEAEKLLVDKGFSPKEARELSMVRVFGGAGYGTGITGLVEKGDAWERESEIADRYLSNMGMMYGDSKAWGKYSRDAFEVALHDADVVIQPRQSNTWGALSLDHVYEFMGGLNLAVREVTGKEPETYLSDYRNRNHVRMQELKEAIGVEGRTTIFNPAFIREKMKGGASSSSIFAETIRNSYGWNVMKPSVIGKDFWDRVYDVYVKDNLKLGIHEFFKQESPAALEEITAVMLETARKGYWPATEEQLAGVANLHTRLLEEYRPACTGFVCDNQKLQDFVASHADKNHVEAYRKNIDVVREVQVEHAQNGVVLKKEELNRANQIQQDSGESRKTLFIALLLVGVILIIVMVFLKRKK from the coding sequence ATGGGATTGAAATCTTTTGTCCGTACGCGTAGAAAGATATTGTTAAAGGTGGGATTGGTGGTTATCCTGCTTTGCTGTATCTGGGGGCTTTATTCCCGTTACTTTGCCCCGACTCGGGTTGCATTAATTAATTTTCCTGCTTATCAGGCATCTAGTATCGCTTTGGCGAATGACAGTCGGATGATACAGGTAGATGCATTGAAACCGGAGGATGCAAGTAAGTTGAAAAATTATGATGTTGTTTTATTTTTTGGTCCCGGATTACGTTTAAATGGAGAACAAGCCGCGGCAATTCAGACAGCCGGGGCGAAAGGGACTGCGGTGTACACCTTGATATTTTCTTCTGGGGTAATTACGAATCATAATGTGGATAGTCTTCAGCAGGAACGCATTGGAGATTATTACGGAAATGGTAATAAGACGAATTACCGTAATCTGCTTTATTTCTGCCGTGCAGAACTCGATAAGCATAAGCTTTTTGCAACAGTTCCGGCTGATCCGCAACATTTGCCTTCTAATTTTTATTGGCATTTGGGAGATGATAACTATTTTACAGATTTGGACGGGTACAACAGCTATTATCGCAAAAATGGTTTTTATAAGGAGGGGGCTCCTTCCATAGCTATTGTTTCCGGGATGACTTCTCCTTTAAGCGGGAACCGGGCAAATGTGGATACATTAGTTGTCAGTTTGGAACGTGCTGGTTTTAACGTGTATCCCGTTTACGCGGCAGGAAAACGTTTACAGATGTTGCAGGAAGTTTCTCCCGATGCCGTGATTTATCTGCCGATGGGGCGTTTGGGAAGTGATAAAAGCGTGGAGTGGTTACGGGAACGTAATATTCCGTTGTTTTGTCCGCTAACTCTTTTGCAGGAACGAGATGAATGGGAAAATGATCCGCGAGGATTGGTTGGGGGGTATCTGTCGGCTAGCGTGGTATTGCCGGAAATTGACGGGGGTACTCGTTCGCAAGTGCTTTCCGTGCAGGATGCTGATAAGAACGGGTATTATCAATTCGTTCCTGTGACGGATCGGGTAAAGAATTTGGTTGACGGTATTTATAATCAAATACAACTTCAACGTAAAGAGAATAAGGATAAACGGTTGGCAATTGTCTACTTGAAAGGAGCTGGACAAAGTGCGTTGACTGCTGCCGGGCTTGAAGTTGCTCCATCACTTTATGCTTTTTTGAAACGGTTGAAAGCGGAAGGTTATACCGTGGAGAATATTCCGGAAACGGAAAAAGAATTTGAGGCTTTACTCCAACGTGAAGGAAGTGTTTTTGGAAGTTATGCCAAAGGAAAAATGGCGGAATTTATGGCAACAGCCCATCCGGAATGGATTAATAAAACCGATTATGAGCGATGGGCCCAAGAGGTTCTTACCCCGGAGAAATATGCGGAAGTCGTGAAACAATATGGAGAGGCACCTGGAGAATACATGAGTGGGGTAAAAAATGGCGAACCGGCTTTGGCATTTTCTTGTTTGCGTTTTGGAAATGTAGTGTTAATGCCACAACCTGTTGCGGCGGCCGGAGATAATGAATTTCAGATTTTACACGGGGCAGAAGTGGCTCCTCCCCATGCTTATATTGCACCCTATTTGTGGATTCAGAAGGGTTTTCGGGCTGATGCTTTAATTCATTTTGGTACGCATGGAAGTTTGGAATTTACTCCCGGAAAACAAGTGGCTTTGTCATCAGGGGATTGGCCGGACCGATTAATAGGGACTGTTCCTCATTTTTATTATTACACGATTGCTAACGTGGGAGAAGGTATCGTCGCTAAACGTCGGACGTATGCATCATTGGTGTCGTACTTGACTCCTCCTTTTATGGAGAGTCAGACTCGGGGACAGTATGAAGAGTTGTTCCGGTTGATTGCAGATTATGATCGTACGGGGGAGAAGGAACAGCCGATGTGGGCAAAACGGATTAAAAGTAAGGTGTTAAGTCTTGGCCTGCATCATGATTTACAAATGGATAGCGTGGCTACAAAGCCTTGTACGGAGAAAGAAATCCGGAAAATAGAGAGTTTTGCGGAAGAGATTGCCAATGAAAAAATGACGGGACGGTTGTATACTTTAGGACAGCCTTTTACTGGAGAAGATATTCGCTCTACGGTTATTGCCATGTGTGCAGAGCCGTTAGCTTATAGTTTTGCCCGTCTTGACAAGCAAAAAGGACGGATTACTTCCGAGCAGTTTTCTGATAATGTGTATGTGAATCGTCATTACGTGGCTAACGCTCGGAAACAGGTTGAAGAGTTGTTGCGTTCGGGGAAAGAATTGACCTTGGAGCAATTGGGCGTGAGTCAGGCGGATGTGATGCGTGCCCGTGCGACAGAAATGGCTCTTAACCCGAAACAATTGTCGATGAGTGAAATGATGGCAATGGCTTCTGATGCGGGTAATAATATATCGGAGGGAGTGAAAAAAAGTGATGGTGGAATGAAAATGCCTGCCGGGATTCCCAAGATCGGTAAGATGCCCGATTGGGTAAAGAAACGCATCGAGGCCCGTAAGAAAGCGGAGCGGGAGGGAAAGAAGCCTGTATTGCCGGAAGTGCCGCAAGAAGATAAAGAATTTGCCAAAGCGGTGAGTGAGATACAGCAGGTTGCCGGGCACGTGCAGGCTTATGCCCAGTGTTTAAGTGAGTCACCCGAACAGGAGATGCAGTCTTTACTGAATGCATTGAATGGCGGTTTTGTGATTCCTTCTCCGGGAGGAGACGCTGTGCGTAACCCCAATACGTTGCCTACTGGACGCAATTTGTTTGCTATTAATGCAGAGTCAACTCCGGGAGTGAGGGCTTGGGACGAGGGGAAAGCTTTGGCCCAGGCAACTATTGATCAATATCGTAAAAAGCATGGAACTTATCCTCGTAAGGTAAGTTACACTTTCTGGGCAGGAGAGTTTATAGAAACGGAGGGGGCAACTTTAGCGCAGGCAATGTATATGCTAGGGGTCGCTCCCGTACGTGACGGGATGAACCGGGTGACAGACTTGCGGTTAATTCCGTCAGCCGAATTGGGGCGTCCGAGAATTGATATTGTCGTGCAGACATCCGGACAGTTACGGGATGTTGCCGCATCACGGTTGGAGTTGCTCACGAAAGCGGTAGCGTTGGCGGCGCAGTCTAAAAATGATACGTGTGGGAACTATGTTGTTTCCGGTACGATGGAGGCAGAGAAGTTATTGGTAGATAAAGGTTTTTCTCCGAAAGAAGCACGGGAATTGTCCATGGTGAGGGTGTTTGGTGGTGCTGGGTATGGTACAGGGATTACGGGATTGGTGGAAAAAGGAGATGCTTGGGAACGGGAGTCGGAGATTGCAGACCGGTATTTGAGTAATATGGGAATGATGTATGGCGATAGCAAGGCGTGGGGGAAATATAGCCGGGATGCTTTTGAGGTCGCTCTCCACGATGCGGATGTGGTCATTCAACCCCGGCAAAGTAATACATGGGGTGCTTTAAGTCTGGACCATGTATATGAGTTTATGGGAGGATTGAATTTAGCCGTGCGGGAAGTGACAGGTAAGGAACCGGAGACTTATCTGAGTGACTATAGGAATCGTAATCATGTGAGAATGCAGGAGTTGAAAGAAGCTATCGGAGTGGAGGGACGTACAACAATTTTTAACCCGGCTTTTATTCGGGAAAAAATGAAAGGAGGGGCATCGTCTTCTTCTATTTTTGCTGAAACCATTCGGAATAGTTACGGTTGGAATGTCATGAAACCGTCAGTTATAGGAAAGGATTTTTGGGATCGGGTGTATGACGTGTATGTGAAAGATAATTTGAAGTTGGGTATTCATGAATTTTTCAAACAGGAAAGTCCTGCTGCTTTAGAAGAGATTACGGCGGTGATGCTTGAAACGGCACGTAAAGGCTACTGGCCGGCAACGGAAGAGCAGTTAGCCGGTGTTGCAAACTTACATACCCGTTTACTGGAAGAATATCGCCCGGCTTGTACCGGATTTGTTTGTGATAACCAGAAATTACAGGATTTTGTTGCTTCACATGCAGATAAAAATCATGTTGAGGCTTATCGTAAAAATATAGATGTTGTTCGGGAGGTACAAGTGGAACATGCCCAGAATGGAGTGGTATTGAAGAAAGAGGAATTAAATCGGGCTAATCAGATACAGCAAGATTCTGGGGAAAGCCGGAAGACTCTCTTTATTGCATTGTTATTGGTGGGTGTGATATTGATTATAGTAATGGTATTTTTGAAGCGGAAAAAATAA